The stretch of DNA TTAATTATAGTTCACAGGATGCGATCGTTTTCAGGTTCACAAACTTTGTCTGCGAGAGCCACGACAAATCCTGGTTCGTGTTCCACAACTGTCGTTTGAAGGCCGTCAGTCGCAGCAAAGTGCTCCTCAACCTAAATGCGACGATATTCCATCTGACCAACGATATGACCTGtcacattcaaatgtttaagaGAGCAAATGGATATAAGCCCTGGCTTTTCAACATTAAATttgatgtctgtctgtatttTCGAAGACGTAATATACCCTTTTTTTCTTTAGTACATAGTATCTACAAGGAGTTTACCAACTTCAATCATACATGCCCCTACGTGGTAAGATTAAAcgtgatattttttaaaacttCCACATcttaaattccatttacaGGGCCCACTGGTTGTTAAAGATATGTATCTAAAGCACGAGCTTTTGCGTCTTCCCATGCCAACGGGTGACTATCTGTTGTCGATGAAGTGGTATTTCGACAAGAAGCATCTAACAGATACGAACATTAGCGTTACTTTCGTAGAGGATCTGCTAAAGAGCTAATGGTGGGAATACCATGATATCCCTGTCACTCAAAGGCCACAGatgcatacaaaaatagaACAATTGAATGTCAAAGCTGGCGCAACTATTTTTATTGGGCTATGTAGCATtttctgtgcaaaaaaatgttcAGAATTTAGAACTGTTCCCACGGACACAGTGATTCTAATTTTTCGAGATTCtgctgtacatacatacatacatacatatgtatattactaactattattttatattatattatattattatactCCTACTACTAacagagtaccgggtattaaagttgtgacgcgaacgaagcgtctcacaacgttcctatTCGTTTCTAATGGGTTTTGGTTGCACAAGGtttaaacatacaaaaatcaCTTTATATGTCTAGGGATTCATCTTGGAAATATTCTTTAATATTCCTGAGGATGGTCTTATATTGCTTCAGCTGCTCTTCAATTTCTCGCTTTTCGCGCATATAATAGGCCTTGGACATTTGAACGTATTCTTCGCCTTTAAAGATGAATGTAGAGACCTCTGTGGCGTCTATTGCCTGGTcttcggcagcagctgcctcctgCTTTGTAGTGGGCTCGCAAAGTTTTATTACCTCAATAGTGTCTTCCGTTGAGATCGTTCTCGAGCGTTTGCTGCAAGGCGGCACAAGACTAATTTCAACtaagaaatacaattttaagaaAGTTAGGTTTATGTGGCTTGTAATAGATTCTCTTACTCACTCCCATTCTTATAAGTCCAGGGTTTTGTTGCCATGCGCTTGGAATTGCCTGTGGTGGACTCAACATTGTTGATGCTCAACTCATCGCTGTCCATCAGATTTATAAGGTAGCTCTCCTGCGAGGATGTGGACGCCACTTGTTCAagagcctcctcctcctccggctcaGGTGAACCTTCGTAGGGATACGGCACCGCCTCGCCTACTAGTATCTTGCGATTCTTGCTCGAAGATATATATTTCGTATCAAAGTGTTCGAAGCACatgaacattttgtggggCGGAATCTTTGGGTGAACATGTCCATATTTGCGCCAGATTTCGGCACGCTCAGGTTGCTTGGGAGGGGCGAAGAGTGTTGTTGAGGTGCTGTCGTTTATAAGATAGTAATTTTCACAATTCTTGTAACTACAAACTCTTGTAACCATTATtactattttatttattttttttttttgagattTTTATGTTACCGCTCTACCCTTGGGTAGAGGGGGATTCTTTGGCGCCAGCGGCCACGTCGAGATATGTAACTTGTTACAGTTTTACTCCAATTTTGTCGATAAACTCGATTAATGTTTGGTACGAgcttgtttgttctttttcgaAGAATTGATAGATATTATATTAttactattttatttttttctgttgttgttttggctaGCGTCGTTCTTAGCGATGGTTTAAATGTGAAGTCAGATGATACTATCGGAATATCGAATATTTGCCCACGAGTGCGCTTGCCTATCATCGATAGCCACCATGTGCTTCACGCTCTTTatcaatgttgtttttttctttgctgttgaTAACCCActaattcatttgttttaaaagCTGTCTGCTAATTTTTTTGACGAGCATTAATCGGGAATGAAAAGAAATCATCCCGGTTTCTTGTCATCCTGTCGATGGTATCGGCCACAAAACACCGCAATTCCTCAACAAATATTAGCGATCTGGCAGCCTTGAGTAACGGGATAAATTTCTGTGCAACTGCACTCTTTATGTtttcttaaaatatttgtatgtataaaccATGTTTGTGAGTGCTAAAAATTGTGCAATAGACACCACCATGTCGACCTGCGATTCTGATCTGGAGAGCCACAATGGCGGCATCGATCTGACCTCTAAGAAACCGCGCCAAACTGCATCCGCTGACGTTGCGAGCGTCTGCAAGGGATTCCTAACCACATATAGGGAATACTGCTCCCACACCTCCTTGCACGGTGTGCAGTACCTGGGCGAGCATCAGCGACCGATGCGGGAGAGGATCTTTTGGCTGTGCGCCTTTGTGATCTCCATTTACGGCTGTGCCACGTTGATTGTCAGCGCTTACACCAAGTGGACGGAGACGGTGGGGCCTCATTTACTCTTTCATCAAtcttcaattaatttgtgttttgcatcTTTCCAGCCTGTGATTGTCAGCTTTGCGGAGAAATCAACTCCCGTGTGGAACATACCCTTTCCCGCCATCACAGTCTGCTCCGAGACCAAGCGAGTGCTGAAAGCGAAAGGTGGGCCAAAGAACAATTGAATTCCAACCTTTATGTCAcccaaaatgtaattattttgcagGCAAGGAGACTACGTTTGCGGATCTTTACAGTCAGTTCAATAATGAGATGCGTTCTTCGCGCGTATTCAAGCCGCAAAACATTAGCGCCCGGGAGATGGAGGAGTTTCGCACTCTTCTCCATGTGTGCAACACGCAAATCATTGATCAGGCCATGCCGCTGATTGCCGGCGACGATGTCGACTACTTTGATGTGCTGGAACGAATGTTGCCCCAGTTTGATCGGTACTTCTTCTACTGCCGCTGGCTGAGCCGCTTCAGTGAATGCGACAAGTTCTTCCGCAAAACGCTGACGGAGGAGGGCATATGCTTCACTTTCAACGGCCTGAGGGCCACCGACATTTACAGGGAAGACACCTACCAGTATCGGCACAGTGCCGATGCCTTGGAAATGGAGAATATCAGCTCGCACACGGCCTGGTCGCTGGAAACGGGCTATGATCTGGAGAGTGATGTGATCACGTATCCGGCCCGCGTGCTCAGTGCCGGGGCTCGGTCGGGCATCTTTCTGGCCCTGCAGAGCTTCAAGCAGGAGGTAGACTATGCTTGCCGAGGGCCTGTTCAAGGTTTTAAAGTTCTGCTGCATGCCCCGGACGACGTGCCGCAGGTCTCGAAGCAATTCGTGCGCATTCCCATGGGCAAGGAGGTCCTCATTGCGGTCAAACCAAGCATGATTACCATGTCCTCGGGCATTGCCGAGTACCATCCGCTGCGGCGCCAGTGCTTCCTCAGCCATGAGCGGTCCCTGCGCTTCTTCAAGGTATACACCGAGTCCAATTGTCAGCTTGAGTGCTTGGCCAACTTCACGCTGACCAAGTGCGGCTGCGTAAAGTTCTCGATGCCCAGGAACATGGATATGCCGGTGTGTGGCGAGGATAAAATCTATTGCTACGATCGGGCCGAGCGGGAGCTGCTCGTGAGGGAGTTCCATCGGGTGAAAGCACTGAATGCGGCCAGAGAGGATCCACGGGGAGTGGAATCGGCTTGCAATTGCATGCCGGCGTGTACTTCTTTGGTCTACAACACGGAAATATCACAGGCGAACTTTGATCTAGAAGAAATGCTGCTTGCCGAAGGCGACACTGACTTCATGGAGGAATATCCCGGCTCCCAGATGTCTCGGCTCTCCATCTACTTCAAGCAGAGCCAGTTCATCACCTCGAAGCGGTCCGAGCTGTACGGCATAACCGAGTTCCTGGCCAATTGTGGCGGTATTTTCGGCCTCTTCATGGGCTTCTCCATACTCAGCCTGGTGGAGATGATATACCACTTTACCTTGCGTTTCTGCACTAACATGAAACACTTGGTTAAAGTGGAGGAAtaattcgaggaaaattaagATGTTCGCTGTGCCTGAACCACGCGAATGTTGTCCAGGGCAACAGTGAACAAATCTTATCTcatttcgtttaatttattgttttaatattatttgttaattataTTATCTGTTcctttgtataaatatatgtagtttaaataaatataaacataattcAAATCGCAGCCGACAGTCTGAGATGAGGCGATGTGGCAGCCCCGCATGCTCGCTTGCGCGCCAAAACTATCGTATCAAAGTGTTGACACATGcgtgaaaattaatttgaaattacaaattcccaatttatttcaattgaatttacattttgttattaaatgcactctttgcataaataaaatattaccCCCAAGAGAAGGAAAACACAATTCAAGCGCACGAAATGCAACTCTGCTGAACAAAATTGCGATATTTTGGCAACCCGGCATCCCGTCTATTGTTCTGCTCTTTTTTAAGGCGGCCTTCGTCGCGTGAAGATTGTGAAAATTGTGGTTTTCCAATTACTTTCGTGTCAATTgcagttaatttaatttaattacaacaCAACATGTCTGCAGACCAGGCCcagttccagcagcttttggtTTCCCTGCTATCTACGGATAATGATGTTCGCCAGCAGGCCGAGGTGAGTGTTCTGTTCTCGTTTGTGCGAAAGATATGGTGGAGGAAGGGGGATCAACAcgaaaaattgaattgcagaAATTCTGTGATGCGCAATATGCATATTGACGTGCCATCTAGTATATAAAATTGGGCACAGGCCTTTGTGCTCTTGTCGGTGAGATCCATTTTGTTCGCAGGCATATTTTTTCCTATTAAATTTGTACCCTGAATCATCCGTTCCGCACACAAAACGTGTTTTTGCCTTCCCTTTTGACGCCACATTCGCATGTGTGTTGCGTCTCTTTCGGATGAAGCgcgacagagatagagatagcGAGAGCCGAAACAGAGGTATAAAGCAAAATATCATTTAGGAAttgaacaatttaaaatttcttatgatatgtatgttcatttgtatgtatattttgggCAAACGGAAACAAAGAGCAGGTGCAAAAGTGTGGTGGAATGACGCATTGGATGGGATGGTGGATGGGAAAATGCAATCTGTTTAGTATTCCGTGTTGATAAGCGCCGTGCTCGGgggcacatggcacatggcaacGCCCGCCGACCTTGAAGCATCGGCTCCACCCACCTGGAAACGAAACCAAATCTGTTTTCGTTGATTATTCACGTTTCGGTCTGCTTTCTACCATATGTATTCCAGGATGCCTACAACGCACTGCAGCGGGACCTGAAGGTGACACATCTTCTGGCCAACATCCACAATGGTCAGCAATCCGAGGAGGCCCGCCAGATGGCCGCCGTTCTGCTGCGTCGTCTCTTCACCACCGACTTCCCGGATTTCTACAAAGAGGTACGTAATGCTTCAGTGGGCAACGCCCCAGAGAGGGATTTTCTAATGAAACCTCTGCCCTCTCTCTGCCCGTAGATTCCACCAGAGTCCCAGaaccagctgctgcagcagatttTGCTGGCCGTGCAGCAGGAGGTGACGCCGCAGCTGAGGAGGAAGATCTGCGAGGTGGTGGCCGAGGTGGCACGCAATCTGGTCGACGATGATGGCAACAACCAGTGGCCGGATATCCTCCAGTTTCTCTTCCAATGCGCCAACTCGCCGACGCCCCAGTTGCAGGAGGCCGCGCTACGGATCTTCACCAGTGTTCCGTCGATCTTTGGCAACCAGGAGACGCAGTACATTGATCTGATCAAGCAGATGCTGGCCAAGAGCATGGACCCCAGCTCGGATCCCGAGGTGCGCATCCAGGCTGTGCGCGCTGTTGGCGCCTTCATCCTCTTCCacgacaaggagaaggaggtggTCGTGTACAAGCACTTTAGCGACATGCTGCACCGTATGCTCGTCATCACCGGCGAATCCATCGAGGCCCAGGACGACCAGAgtctgctgaagctgctgatCGACATGACCGAAAGCTGTCCCAAGTTCCTGCGGCCCCAGCTGGAGTTCATCTTCGAGATCTGCATGAAGGTGTTCAGCTCGAAGGACTTCGAGGACACCTGGCGTCATCTGGTGCTGGAGGTGATGGTCTCCCTCTCCGAGAATGCCCCTGCCATGGTGCGCAAGCGTGCGGAAAAGTACATCGTTGCCCTGATCCCACTGGTGCTGCAGATGATGACGGATctggacgatgacgatgactgGTCGACCACCGATGtcgtcgacgacgacgatcaCAGCGACAACAATGTGATTGCCGAGTCCTCGCTGGACCGCCTCGCCTGCGGCCTGGGCGGCAAGATGATCCTGCCTCAGGTGATGAGCTCCCTGCCGGCGATGTTGAGCCACAGCGATTGGAAGCACCGCTTCGCCGCACTCATGGCCATCTCGTCCATCGGCGAGGGCTGCCACAAGCAAATGGAAGCCATACTCGATGAGGTGATGTCGGGCGTGCTGAACTTCCTGCGGGATCCCCATCCACGCGTGCGCTACTCCGCATGCAATGCCATCGGCCAGATGTCTACAGACTTTGCCCCCATCTTTGAGAAGAAGTTCCACAGCCAGGTATAACATCTTGCATATAGGAGTTCCCCTTGAAATGGTTCTCATCTGTGCCTTGTCCTCGTTTAGGTGATTCCCggcttgatgctgctgctggacgatGTGCAGAATCCCCGTGTGCAGGCTCATGCCGGTGCCGCTTTGGTCAACTTCAGCGAGGATTGTCCCAAGAACATTTTGACACGCTATCTAGACGGGATCATGGCCAAGCTGGAGGCCATTCTCAACTCAAAGTTCAAGGAGCTGGTCGAGAAGGGCAAcaagctggtgctggagcaggTCGTCACCACCATTGCCTCTGTGGCGGACACTTGCGAGGCCGAGTTCGTGGCCTACTACGACCGCCTGATGCCCTGCCTCAAGTTCATCATCCAGAACGCCAATTCCGAGGATCTGCGCATGCTGCGCGGCAAGACCATCGAGTGTGTGAGCCTCATCGGACTGGCCGTGGGCCGGGAGAAGTTCATCGGAGATGCCGGCGAGATCATGGACATGCTGCTGGTCAATCACACCGAGGGCGCAGAGCTGGCTGACGATGATCCGCAGACCTCCTACCTGATCACGGCCTGGGCGCGTATGTGCAAGATCCTGGGCAAGCAGTTCGAGCAGTATCTGCCCCTGGTGATGGGCCCCGTGATGCGCACCGCCTCCATGAAGCCCGAGGTGGCCATGCTGGACAACGACGAGGTCGAGGACATTGAGGGCGATGTCGACTGGTCGTTTATCAATCTGGGGGAGCAGCAAAACTTTGCCATCCGCACAGCCGGCATGGACGACAAGGCTTCCGCCTGCGAGATGCTCGTCTGCTACGCCCGCGAGCTGAAGGAGGGATTCGCCGAGTACGCCGAGGAGGTGGTCCGCCTAATGCTGCCCATGCTCAAGTTCTACTTCCACGATGGCGTCCGCACAGCCGCCGCCGAGTCGCTGCCTTATCTGCTCGACTGCGCCAAGATCAAGGGCCCCCAGTACTTGGAGGGCATGTGGCTCTACATTTGCCCCGAGCTCCTGAAGGTGATCGTCaccgagccagagccggaaGTGCAGTCCGAGCTGCTCAACTCGCTGGCCAAGTGCATTGAGACCTTGGGCCCCAACTGCCTCAACGAGGAGGCCATGAAGCAAGTCCTCGAGATCATCAACAAGTATGTTCTGGAGCACTTTGAGCGCGCCGACAAGCGTCTGGCTGCCCGCAACGAGGAGGACTACGACGATGGtgtcgaggaggagctggccgagCAGGACGACACCGATGTCTACATCCTGTCCAAGGTGATTGACATCACGCATGCCCTCTTCCTGACGAACAAGGCCCAGTTTCTGCCAGCCTTTGAGCAGGTGGCCCCGCACTTTGTGAAGCTGCTGGATCCCAGTCGTCCACCAACCGACCGTCaatggggtgtgtgtgtctttgatgatttgattggTGAGTGTTGATTGAGTGAATTTCTATAAAGAATCGTTTAATTTCATGTCTTTGTTCGCAGAGTTCTGTGGCCCCGCCAGTGCCCCGTACCAGCAGATCTTCACGCCAGCCCTGCTGCAGTATGTGGGCGACAAGTCGCCGGAGGTGCGCCAGGCTGCTGCCTATGGCTGCGGTGTTCTGGCCCAGTTTGGTGGCGAGCAATTTGCGGTCACATGCGCTCAGATCATTCCATTGCTGGTGCAGGTCATTAATGATCCCAAGGCCCGCGAAATCGAGAACATCAACGCCACGGAAAACGCCATTTCGGCCTTTGCCAAGATCCTCAAGTATAACAAGTCGGCGCTGTCCAATGTGGATGAGCTGATTGGCGTGTGGTTCTCGTGGCTGCCCATTTCTGAGGATCCCGAGGAGGCCGCCCACATCTATGGCTACATGTGCGATCTGATTGAGGCCAATCATCCGGTCATTCTGGG from Drosophila subobscura isolate 14011-0131.10 chromosome O, UCBerk_Dsub_1.0, whole genome shotgun sequence encodes:
- the LOC117899415 gene encoding uncharacterized protein LOC117899415 gives rise to the protein MVTRVCSYKNCENYYLINDSTSTTLFAPPKQPERAEIWRKYGHVHPKIPPHKMFMCFEHFDTKYISSSKNRKILVGEAVPYPYEGSPEPEEEEALEQVASTSSQESYLINLMDSDELSINNVESTTGNSKRMATKPWTYKNGIEISLVPPCSKRSRTISTEDTIEVIKLCEPTTKQEAAAAEDQAIDATEVSTFIFKGEEYVQMSKAYYMREKREIEEQLKQYKTILRNIKEYFQDESLDI
- the LOC117896075 gene encoding pickpocket protein 28 — translated: MFVSAKNCAIDTTMSTCDSDLESHNGGIDLTSKKPRQTASADVASVCKGFLTTYREYCSHTSLHGVQYLGEHQRPMRERIFWLCAFVISIYGCATLIVSAYTKWTETPVIVSFAEKSTPVWNIPFPAITVCSETKRVLKAKGKETTFADLYSQFNNEMRSSRVFKPQNISAREMEEFRTLLHVCNTQIIDQAMPLIAGDDVDYFDVLERMLPQFDRYFFYCRWLSRFSECDKFFRKTLTEEGICFTFNGLRATDIYREDTYQYRHSADALEMENISSHTAWSLETGYDLESDVITYPARVLSAGARSGIFLALQSFKQEVDYACRGPVQGFKVLLHAPDDVPQVSKQFVRIPMGKEVLIAVKPSMITMSSGIAEYHPLRRQCFLSHERSLRFFKVYTESNCQLECLANFTLTKCGCVKFSMPRNMDMPVCGEDKIYCYDRAERELLVREFHRVKALNAAREDPRGVESACNCMPACTSLVYNTEISQANFDLEEMLLAEGDTDFMEEYPGSQMSRLSIYFKQSQFITSKRSELYGITEFLANCGGIFGLFMGFSILSLVEMIYHFTLRFCTNMKHLVKVEE
- the LOC117896074 gene encoding importin-5 — protein: MSADQAQFQQLLVSLLSTDNDVRQQAEDAYNALQRDLKVTHLLANIHNGQQSEEARQMAAVLLRRLFTTDFPDFYKEIPPESQNQLLQQILLAVQQEVTPQLRRKICEVVAEVARNLVDDDGNNQWPDILQFLFQCANSPTPQLQEAALRIFTSVPSIFGNQETQYIDLIKQMLAKSMDPSSDPEVRIQAVRAVGAFILFHDKEKEVVVYKHFSDMLHRMLVITGESIEAQDDQSLLKLLIDMTESCPKFLRPQLEFIFEICMKVFSSKDFEDTWRHLVLEVMVSLSENAPAMVRKRAEKYIVALIPLVLQMMTDLDDDDDWSTTDVVDDDDHSDNNVIAESSLDRLACGLGGKMILPQVMSSLPAMLSHSDWKHRFAALMAISSIGEGCHKQMEAILDEVMSGVLNFLRDPHPRVRYSACNAIGQMSTDFAPIFEKKFHSQVIPGLMLLLDDVQNPRVQAHAGAALVNFSEDCPKNILTRYLDGIMAKLEAILNSKFKELVEKGNKLVLEQVVTTIASVADTCEAEFVAYYDRLMPCLKFIIQNANSEDLRMLRGKTIECVSLIGLAVGREKFIGDAGEIMDMLLVNHTEGAELADDDPQTSYLITAWARMCKILGKQFEQYLPLVMGPVMRTASMKPEVAMLDNDEVEDIEGDVDWSFINLGEQQNFAIRTAGMDDKASACEMLVCYARELKEGFAEYAEEVVRLMLPMLKFYFHDGVRTAAAESLPYLLDCAKIKGPQYLEGMWLYICPELLKVIVTEPEPEVQSELLNSLAKCIETLGPNCLNEEAMKQVLEIINKYVLEHFERADKRLAARNEEDYDDGVEEELAEQDDTDVYILSKVIDITHALFLTNKAQFLPAFEQVAPHFVKLLDPSRPPTDRQWGVCVFDDLIEFCGPASAPYQQIFTPALLQYVGDKSPEVRQAAAYGCGVLAQFGGEQFAVTCAQIIPLLVQVINDPKAREIENINATENAISAFAKILKYNKSALSNVDELIGVWFSWLPISEDPEEAAHIYGYMCDLIEANHPVILGANNSNLPRIVSIIAEAYCTKVLEATSATGTRMLTIVKQVESNPDVMQACASSLSAEQQQALQDAYRELASKAAA